The following are encoded in a window of Mycobacterium sp. ELW1 genomic DNA:
- a CDS encoding phosphotransferase yields the protein MTSATARVPSGIDAVDPAWLTEALHATVTDVVAEQIAQDSGFSSLLYRLHLTGEGVPPTVIAKLAAQSEARGAMELLGGYRRELAFYRDIAGRAPLGTPHVYAARMADDSADFVLVMEDLREWENADHLAGLSIERARLCIQQLAGLHAWSVEPSNTAALQVFPSFDMAAVRDLLVPAFGPGWEIYRTHSAAPVPESVARFAERFTEHAATALDGLTGRSMLLHGDIRADNMFFSGDRMKVVDFQFACVGAGAVDIAYLVSQGLPTDIRRGQDETLLRGYLRDLGDVGYSFDEAWRHYRLATGFLIVLPVITLLGWDALPQRSRDLCLTLTDRAVATIADIDALEVFG from the coding sequence GTGACTTCAGCGACGGCACGGGTGCCGTCAGGCATCGATGCCGTCGACCCGGCATGGCTCACCGAGGCACTGCACGCGACCGTGACGGACGTCGTCGCCGAACAGATCGCCCAGGACAGCGGATTCTCGTCGCTGCTGTACCGCCTGCACCTCACCGGCGAGGGTGTTCCGCCGACGGTGATCGCCAAGCTGGCCGCGCAATCGGAGGCCCGAGGCGCGATGGAGCTGCTTGGCGGCTACCGGCGGGAGCTGGCCTTCTATCGCGATATCGCGGGCCGGGCACCGCTGGGCACGCCGCACGTCTACGCGGCGCGGATGGCCGACGACTCAGCCGATTTCGTGCTGGTGATGGAAGACCTGCGGGAGTGGGAGAACGCCGACCACCTGGCGGGGTTGTCGATCGAGCGGGCACGGCTGTGCATCCAGCAGTTGGCCGGATTGCACGCATGGTCGGTCGAGCCATCCAATACTGCTGCTCTGCAGGTGTTTCCGAGTTTCGACATGGCTGCGGTGCGGGACCTTCTGGTGCCGGCGTTCGGGCCTGGCTGGGAGATCTACCGAACGCATTCGGCGGCGCCGGTGCCCGAGTCGGTTGCCCGTTTCGCAGAGCGGTTCACCGAGCACGCCGCCACAGCGCTCGACGGTTTGACCGGACGGTCGATGCTGCTGCACGGCGACATCCGCGCCGACAACATGTTCTTCTCGGGCGATCGGATGAAGGTGGTGGACTTCCAGTTCGCTTGTGTCGGAGCCGGTGCGGTGGACATCGCGTATCTGGTCAGCCAGGGCCTGCCCACAGATATCCGGCGCGGTCAGGACGAGACGCTACTGCGCGGCTATCTTCGCGACCTGGGCGACGTCGGCTACTCGTTCGACGAAGCGTGGCGGCACTACCGATTGGCGACCGGATTCCTGATCGTACTGCCCGTCATCACGTTGCTCGGCTGGGATGCGTTGCCGCAGCGCTCACGCGACCTCTGCCTGACACTGACCGATCGGGCGGTGGCGACCATCGCCGACATCGACGCGCTGGAGGTGTTCGGATGA
- a CDS encoding nuclear transport factor 2 family protein, whose product MSRTAREVVELYNLVVWNDRDIALADELLGDSVIRHEVGDAVVLTHAEAVKRVVDHLEMFDEIRFDLNLVVAGDDGEHVAIVYQSPMTLKDGMETTVGSMEIFRVVDGRITEVWNCGYKQGVWA is encoded by the coding sequence ATGAGCCGCACGGCACGCGAGGTCGTCGAGCTGTACAACCTGGTGGTCTGGAACGACCGCGACATCGCGCTTGCCGATGAGCTGCTGGGCGACAGCGTGATTCGTCACGAAGTCGGTGACGCAGTGGTGCTCACCCATGCCGAGGCGGTCAAGCGCGTCGTCGACCACCTGGAGATGTTCGACGAGATCCGGTTCGATCTCAATCTGGTGGTGGCCGGGGACGACGGCGAGCACGTCGCGATCGTCTACCAATCGCCCATGACACTCAAGGACGGTATGGAGACGACCGTCGGCAGTATGGAGATCTTCCGCGTCGTCGACGGCCGGATCACCGAAGTGTGGAATTGCGGCTACAAACAAGGAGTTTGGGCATGA
- a CDS encoding TetR/AcrR family transcriptional regulator, with amino-acid sequence MPSPARGLTQPERVETSRRRLMEAAAELIVEKGWEATTAAEIGRRAGYSRTMVHARFGGKEAILEDFLQEYVSRLNPDLVAHATGMDQVLAHIDRIRDLYDHDRDVLRAMFVSTFEAMKTTSPLRERVQDQLAAGVANVAEGLRKGQRDRSVRTGIDLDRAVSDITAAFFGLAFQWVALPSGFDLDAELMHARDRIVRDYGA; translated from the coding sequence GTGCCCTCCCCCGCACGCGGTTTGACGCAGCCCGAACGAGTCGAGACTTCCCGGCGCCGCCTGATGGAAGCCGCCGCCGAGCTGATCGTCGAGAAAGGCTGGGAGGCAACCACTGCCGCCGAGATCGGACGCCGAGCCGGATACAGCCGCACGATGGTGCACGCCCGCTTCGGCGGCAAGGAGGCAATCCTCGAGGACTTCCTCCAGGAGTACGTCAGCCGACTCAACCCGGATCTCGTTGCACACGCGACCGGCATGGACCAGGTGCTTGCCCACATCGACCGGATCCGCGACTTGTACGACCATGACCGGGACGTACTGCGCGCGATGTTCGTCTCCACCTTCGAGGCGATGAAGACCACGTCGCCACTTCGCGAACGAGTTCAGGACCAGTTGGCCGCAGGCGTCGCCAATGTGGCTGAGGGCCTACGAAAAGGACAGCGGGACAGGTCGGTTCGCACCGGCATCGATCTCGACCGGGCCGTCAGCGATATCACCGCCGCGTTCTTCGGCCTCGCCTTCCAGTGGGTCGCGCTTCCGTCCGGGTTCGACCTGGACGCCGAGTTGATGCATGCGCGGGACCGGATCGTCCGGGATTACGGCGCCTGA